The following proteins are co-located in the Paludibaculum fermentans genome:
- a CDS encoding DUF4337 domain-containing protein — MSVNEELREHAEHAHDDFSRKAGAGMAIIAALLAVVAVYGHLMTTEELLAQQKASDQWAFFQAKSLRRYQSEVARDILKATPGDRAVAEAAKYESNLTRYEKEGEEIKDKAQELSKESALSGRRALRLHIGEIFLEMAIVFSSLAILTRKHLFWYSGITSAALGSVISATSFLILH, encoded by the coding sequence ATGTCAGTCAACGAAGAACTCCGCGAGCACGCCGAGCACGCGCACGACGATTTCAGCCGCAAGGCAGGCGCGGGCATGGCGATCATCGCCGCACTGCTGGCTGTGGTCGCGGTCTACGGTCACCTGATGACGACCGAGGAACTGTTGGCCCAGCAGAAAGCGTCCGACCAGTGGGCGTTCTTCCAGGCGAAGTCCCTGCGGAGGTATCAGTCGGAGGTTGCCCGGGACATTTTGAAGGCGACGCCGGGCGACCGGGCAGTGGCGGAGGCGGCCAAATACGAATCCAATTTGACCCGCTATGAGAAGGAGGGAGAAGAGATCAAGGACAAGGCGCAGGAGTTGAGCAAGGAGAGTGCCCTGTCCGGCCGCCGCGCGTTGCGCCTCCACATCGGCGAAATCTTCCTGGAGATGGCGATCGTCTTCTCATCGCTGGCGATTCTCACCAGGAAGCATCTCTTCTGGTATTCGGGCATCACGAGTGCCGCCCTCGGATCGGTGATCAGCGCCACGTCGTTCCTCATCCTGCATTAG
- a CDS encoding ABC transporter permease, whose amino-acid sequence MQTLHELIARIRSVLQRRSRDEDFDAELNQHLELAIEDNVRQGMPPDEARRLALVRLGGLQQTRELHRESRGLPLLETVLRDLRYALRTMRRDAALTTFAILIVGLGVGASSTVFSVLDTLLLRPLPFSDAGRLVWIANGESANLSAQTVQVDNLQDLQAQTQSLSDVAAYSPFYGAGDLQLTGVGEPERLTGVPVTEDFFRLLGVRPRMGRSFTAEECRWNVAKTVVLSHALWKRRFATDPHVVGRAITLDGAPATIVGVLPSTFDFAATFAPGTRADLFVPFPLSPETNRRGNTLALIGRLKPGVDLRTAQAEAALIAERLMAGRSKDSRRNGFQPRLSMLRDHISGRFRYALLVLAGSVGFLMLLVCANLSNLLLARASARRKEMAIRTALGAGRGHLIRQLLIESVVLSCCGAVLGLILAVAGTSLIAQVEGTSIPLLQAIRVDAAALSFTAAMAGLTGLLFGLAPALQASAPAPQSALKETGRGATGGRERGWLRDSLVVCEVALACVLLTGAGLLVRSFVRVLDVELGFETNNVLALRIDPGRAYETYQRKLNYFDGVLERVRSLPGVEQVGLTDALPLGDNYGWRLWGVGDAARTYQMGERPTALVRIVDDGYLPAMKIALRSGRAFTASDNSSSEQVILINEMLARTLWPGQDPVGRQVRTLGPNPWRVIGVVGGVRYFGLETEFASEMYLPIRQTGDFSSVDLVVRGSRSPAELAPEVRRALRAFDPRMPAAEFRTMQQLVDHSVFSRRFVVLLLVGFAVFGLVLASLGIYGVISYSISQRRQEIGIRMALGASAGNLQLSILWQTVRLALVGLAMGVPLSWAAARTMRGLLFGVPFADPLTFGAVLVLLAAVAALAGYGPARRVSRLDPSCALRSE is encoded by the coding sequence ATGCAGACGTTGCACGAGCTCATCGCACGCATCCGATCGGTTCTCCAACGGCGCAGCAGGGATGAAGACTTCGACGCGGAGCTGAATCAGCATCTGGAACTGGCGATCGAGGACAACGTGCGTCAGGGAATGCCGCCTGATGAGGCGCGCCGGCTGGCACTGGTGCGACTGGGTGGCCTCCAGCAAACGCGGGAGCTGCATCGGGAAAGCCGCGGACTGCCGCTGTTGGAGACTGTGCTACGGGACCTCCGCTACGCGCTTAGAACCATGCGGCGCGATGCGGCTCTCACGACGTTCGCCATCCTCATCGTGGGCCTTGGCGTAGGGGCCAGCTCCACCGTTTTCTCGGTACTCGACACGCTGCTCCTGCGCCCGCTGCCCTTTTCCGATGCCGGACGCCTTGTCTGGATCGCCAATGGAGAATCCGCAAATCTTTCGGCTCAAACAGTTCAGGTGGACAACCTGCAGGATCTGCAGGCACAAACCCAGTCGCTCTCCGATGTGGCCGCCTACTCGCCCTTCTACGGCGCAGGCGACCTGCAACTGACGGGCGTGGGCGAACCGGAGCGCCTGACAGGTGTGCCCGTGACGGAAGACTTCTTCCGGTTGCTGGGCGTGCGGCCTCGGATGGGCCGGTCGTTCACGGCGGAGGAGTGCCGTTGGAATGTAGCTAAAACCGTTGTCCTGAGCCACGCTCTGTGGAAGCGCCGGTTCGCGACAGACCCGCATGTGGTCGGGCGCGCGATCACACTGGACGGGGCGCCTGCCACCATCGTGGGCGTGCTGCCGAGTACCTTCGATTTCGCCGCAACCTTCGCGCCGGGCACCCGCGCCGATCTGTTTGTGCCTTTCCCGCTGAGTCCGGAAACGAACCGGCGGGGTAATACGCTTGCGTTGATTGGACGTTTGAAGCCAGGAGTGGACCTGCGGACCGCACAGGCGGAGGCGGCCCTGATTGCAGAGCGCCTGATGGCGGGGCGTTCCAAAGATTCCCGCCGGAATGGCTTCCAGCCGCGCTTGAGCATGTTGCGCGACCACATCAGCGGCCGGTTCCGCTACGCCCTGTTGGTGCTGGCTGGATCCGTGGGCTTCCTGATGCTGCTGGTCTGCGCCAACCTCTCCAACCTGCTGCTGGCGCGTGCGTCGGCCCGGCGGAAGGAGATGGCAATTCGAACGGCCCTGGGCGCGGGCCGCGGACACCTGATCCGGCAACTGCTGATCGAAAGTGTTGTGCTTTCCTGCTGCGGGGCGGTATTGGGTCTTATACTGGCTGTCGCCGGAACGAGCCTGATTGCGCAGGTGGAAGGCACCAGCATCCCCTTGCTGCAGGCCATCCGGGTGGACGCCGCCGCGCTGTCCTTCACTGCCGCGATGGCGGGATTGACCGGACTGCTGTTCGGGCTCGCTCCGGCGCTTCAGGCTTCCGCGCCGGCCCCGCAGAGTGCCTTGAAGGAGACCGGACGTGGAGCCACCGGAGGCCGGGAGCGCGGCTGGCTGCGAGATTCCCTGGTTGTGTGCGAAGTGGCGCTGGCGTGTGTCCTTCTGACCGGTGCCGGCCTGCTGGTGCGCAGCTTCGTGCGTGTGCTCGACGTGGAGCTCGGATTCGAAACGAACAACGTGCTGGCATTGCGGATCGATCCTGGCCGCGCCTACGAGACCTATCAGCGGAAGCTGAACTACTTCGACGGCGTGCTGGAGCGCGTGCGTTCCCTGCCTGGCGTCGAACAGGTGGGCCTCACGGATGCGTTGCCGCTGGGCGACAACTATGGCTGGCGCTTGTGGGGCGTGGGCGATGCCGCGCGCACCTACCAGATGGGCGAGCGGCCGACTGCGCTGGTCCGCATTGTCGATGATGGCTACCTGCCGGCGATGAAGATCGCTCTTCGTTCGGGGCGGGCCTTCACGGCTTCCGACAATTCCTCTTCGGAACAGGTGATCCTCATCAATGAAATGCTGGCGAGAACGCTCTGGCCGGGCCAGGATCCCGTCGGACGGCAGGTTCGAACTTTGGGGCCGAATCCCTGGCGAGTGATCGGGGTGGTGGGTGGCGTGCGGTACTTCGGACTCGAGACGGAGTTCGCCTCCGAGATGTACCTGCCCATCCGGCAGACAGGGGACTTCAGCTCAGTGGATCTTGTGGTGAGGGGATCGCGCTCGCCGGCGGAGCTCGCGCCGGAAGTGCGCAGGGCGCTGAGGGCTTTCGATCCCAGGATGCCGGCGGCGGAGTTCCGGACCATGCAGCAGTTGGTCGATCACTCGGTCTTCTCCCGGCGGTTCGTGGTGTTGCTGCTGGTGGGCTTCGCGGTGTTCGGATTGGTTCTGGCGTCGCTTGGCATTTACGGGGTGATTTCGTATTCGATCAGCCAGCGGCGGCAGGAGATTGGCATCCGGATGGCGCTGGGTGCCTCCGCCGGTAACTTGCAGTTGAGCATTCTGTGGCAGACCGTCAGGCTGGCGCTGGTGGGGCTGGCAATGGGGGTGCCGCTGTCCTGGGCGGCTGCTCGCACGATGCGAGGGCTGCTATTCGGAGTACCATTTGCGGATCCGCTCACATTTGGAGCGGTTCTTGTGTTGCTGGCCGCCGTAGCGGCCCTGGCGGGATATGGGCCTGCTCGAAGAGTTTCCAGACTAGATCCGAGTTGCGCGTTGCGGAGCGAATAG
- a CDS encoding M56 family metallopeptidase: MISEVLNLTKGAAWPALAHHLWQSTACLGLAVLLTSALRRNRAYIRYWVWLAASAKFLLPFSALVYLGERLGWRLTPVSSPLIYWFLEESSAGASSMVPALPPALQGAGAPILPLVFTGIWLLGAVCVLARWRSEWRRSRMVVREAVLLRTGSEWDALQRCRCLTSMSRSVELAISRSAIEPGVFGILRPTIILPEAILRRLTVEQLEAILSHELAHIRRRDNLLAAMHLSVEAVFWFHPLLWWVRTRLLVERERACDEAVLQSGRDPQAYAEAILVVCRFCLAAPAACVAGVTNADIRHRVERIMSNTIGEGLNLARRAMLTATAAVTLLAPIVIGLLTAPHSRAQLLAADASILPAFSFATIKPSGPETRLKVDFGPGGRLVISHATLRFLMKIAYDVGDNQILGGPKWLESRRFDLEAKPVPALGGDPRNMTEDERRAMHEQVRLRLQRLLSDRFHLRVRTEAKEMPIFALVAAKSGAKLRESQSAGQPEMKSGHGQYTGMRVSLEQFARFLSEGQTGRPVVDMTDLKGVFDIHLQWSPDPGQSLSALDATNATPPPADSGGVTIFTALQQQLGLKLEGRKSPSDCLFVVSADLPSEN, encoded by the coding sequence ATGATCAGCGAAGTCCTGAACCTGACGAAGGGTGCGGCCTGGCCGGCCCTGGCGCATCACCTGTGGCAGTCGACGGCTTGCCTGGGACTGGCTGTGCTGCTGACTTCCGCGCTACGGCGGAATCGGGCTTACATCCGGTATTGGGTATGGCTGGCGGCCTCCGCGAAGTTTCTCCTGCCGTTCTCGGCGCTGGTCTATCTCGGAGAACGGCTGGGCTGGAGGTTGACTCCGGTGAGCTCGCCGTTGATCTACTGGTTCCTCGAAGAGAGCTCCGCTGGTGCCTCCTCGATGGTGCCGGCATTGCCGCCCGCGCTGCAGGGGGCTGGTGCGCCGATCCTGCCGCTTGTGTTCACAGGGATCTGGCTGCTGGGCGCGGTCTGCGTGCTTGCCCGGTGGCGGTCTGAGTGGAGGCGGAGCCGGATGGTTGTTCGAGAGGCAGTCCTGTTGCGGACAGGGTCCGAGTGGGATGCCCTGCAGCGGTGCCGCTGCCTCACCTCCATGTCGCGGTCGGTTGAGCTCGCGATCAGCCGGTCGGCCATCGAGCCGGGCGTCTTTGGAATCCTGCGTCCAACGATCATCCTGCCGGAGGCGATTCTGCGGCGTCTGACGGTGGAGCAACTGGAGGCGATTCTCTCTCACGAGTTGGCGCACATCCGGCGCCGCGACAACCTGCTGGCCGCGATGCATCTGTCGGTGGAAGCGGTGTTCTGGTTCCACCCGCTGCTCTGGTGGGTGCGGACCAGGCTGCTGGTGGAGCGGGAACGCGCGTGTGACGAAGCGGTGCTGCAGTCCGGCCGCGATCCGCAGGCCTATGCCGAGGCGATCCTTGTGGTCTGCCGGTTCTGCCTGGCTGCTCCGGCCGCCTGTGTGGCCGGCGTGACAAATGCCGATATCCGCCATCGCGTGGAGAGAATCATGAGCAACACGATTGGGGAAGGCTTGAACCTGGCCAGGAGGGCGATGCTCACGGCGACGGCTGCCGTTACGCTCCTTGCGCCGATCGTCATTGGGCTGCTCACCGCACCACACAGCCGCGCTCAATTGCTGGCGGCCGATGCCTCCATCCTGCCTGCCTTTTCGTTCGCGACCATCAAGCCAAGCGGCCCGGAAACTCGCCTGAAAGTGGATTTCGGACCCGGCGGGCGGCTGGTGATCAGCCATGCCACGCTACGCTTCCTGATGAAGATCGCCTACGACGTGGGCGACAACCAGATTCTCGGCGGGCCGAAATGGCTGGAGTCGCGCAGGTTCGATCTGGAAGCCAAGCCGGTGCCGGCCCTTGGTGGGGATCCTCGCAACATGACGGAGGATGAGCGCCGGGCCATGCACGAGCAGGTGCGGCTGAGGTTGCAGCGCCTGCTCTCAGATCGCTTTCATCTGCGGGTCAGGACCGAGGCGAAGGAGATGCCGATCTTCGCCCTGGTGGCGGCCAAGAGCGGTGCGAAGCTACGCGAGAGCCAGTCTGCCGGGCAGCCGGAGATGAAGTCCGGCCACGGGCAGTATACGGGCATGCGGGTGAGTCTGGAGCAGTTTGCGCGGTTTCTGAGCGAAGGACAGACGGGCCGGCCGGTTGTCGACATGACGGACCTGAAAGGTGTGTTCGACATTCACCTGCAGTGGTCTCCCGATCCCGGGCAGTCGCTGTCTGCCCTGGATGCAACGAATGCCACGCCGCCGCCGGCCGATAGTGGCGGGGTCACCATTTTCACGGCCCTGCAGCAGCAGTTGGGCCTGAAGCTGGAAGGCCGGAAGAGCCCGTCGGACTGCCTCTTCGTCGTCAGTGCCGATCTGCCATCCGAAAACTAG
- a CDS encoding BlaI/MecI/CopY family transcriptional regulator — translation MPSPKLTKLELRIMEALWRLGPVSIREIQEDFPEDDRPAYTTIQTTVYRMEDKQALRRVRKIGNAHIFEPMVERKSAQKNLIDELLRLFGGRSQLIMSHLIESGNLTLEDVHEAEKTLLKLAKKDKTR, via the coding sequence ATGCCGTCGCCAAAACTCACCAAGCTGGAACTTCGAATCATGGAAGCGCTCTGGAGACTCGGGCCTGTCTCCATTCGCGAGATTCAGGAAGACTTCCCGGAAGATGACCGGCCCGCTTACACGACCATCCAGACTACGGTCTACCGCATGGAAGACAAGCAGGCCCTGCGGCGTGTCCGGAAGATCGGCAACGCGCATATCTTCGAGCCGATGGTGGAGCGCAAGTCGGCCCAGAAGAACCTGATCGACGAGTTGCTGAGACTGTTTGGCGGGCGGAGCCAGCTCATCATGTCGCACCTTATCGAATCGGGGAACCTGACGCTGGAAGACGTACACGAGGCGGAGAAGACGTTACTGAAGCTGGCAAAGAAGGACAAGACGAGATGA
- a CDS encoding TonB-dependent receptor: protein MPHVSLRYCHCLAGLLAASLELFAGEHRGVVRIGGTAVPGAQVVLSRDGRRAVAMTNLKGEYTVADIGDGVWLGRVEMRGFVLLEREVRVAANQEASVWSLEMLPLAAIVGKPVSLVVAAPAAVAADPDNGGTTDAPSPMAADLLITGSVNNGAASQFGQSAAFGNHRSTLRAAYNGSLGLIAGHSALDARPFSLTGQETPMPAYSHWKGMAAFGGPLRIPHLLWQNGPNFTLNYQWTRDRSADVQAARVPNLAERAGDLSGLTDRPFDPANGAPFPGGVIPATRLSPQAQSLLRLYPEPSSASGARYNFQTLTPGGMQEDSWQSRFTQSLNRSNQLVGSFSGQSTRATASNLFGFQDGTGTLGLNASAAWRHLVSTRLSIVLGYQYSRLSARTTPFFAGRSNVSGDAGISGNNQDAANWGPPKLNFSGATPSLVDVNASFTRNQTSGASFSGLWNRERHNFAFGGDVRRQQFNLLAQQDARGTFGFTGAVAGSDLAGFLLGLPDTSSIAFGNADKYLRAGLYDWFFTDDFRVSPGFTLNVGVRWDYGSPITEKYGRLVNMEVSPGFGSGAPVVSSRPVGSLTGRNFGDSLLRPDYAGLQSRLGLSWRPVAASSLVIRAGSGVYDNTAVYLPIASALSQQPPLSTNFSVQSTPSAPLTLADGFHAPAGVASNTYAADPDLRVGYAHVWNISLQRDLPAGLAMTASYRGIKGTRGLQQILPNTVPTGAASPCPGCPVGFVYLESNGNSSRHAGQFELRRRFHDGLTAQLQYVYSKSLDNSGLAGGFQGGQSIAQNWLDLKSERGLSSFDQRHLLNLSGQYTTGMRKRRAAWLPAWGDALANDWNLAAQLSAGSGLPQTPIYFAAVQGTGVTGSLRPDFTGIPATQAAPGLFLNPSSFRTPAIGRWGNAGRNSITGPVQFSMNASLGRTFRVGERLSLDLRIEAVNALNHVTFTGWNTTVTSPQFGLPLAANPMRAVQTTLRLRF from the coding sequence ATGCCACACGTGTCGTTGCGCTATTGCCATTGCCTGGCGGGGCTGCTGGCGGCCTCATTGGAGCTCTTTGCCGGCGAGCACCGCGGGGTGGTTCGCATCGGCGGCACGGCAGTTCCAGGTGCGCAGGTGGTCCTCAGCCGCGACGGCCGAAGGGCAGTGGCTATGACGAACCTGAAAGGCGAGTACACCGTTGCCGATATCGGGGATGGGGTCTGGCTGGGGCGGGTCGAGATGCGCGGATTTGTGCTGCTGGAGCGCGAGGTGCGCGTGGCGGCGAATCAGGAGGCGAGCGTCTGGAGTCTCGAAATGTTGCCGCTCGCCGCGATTGTCGGCAAGCCAGTATCGCTTGTTGTTGCGGCGCCTGCGGCCGTTGCGGCGGATCCGGACAACGGCGGTACGACGGATGCGCCGTCTCCCATGGCTGCTGACCTGCTGATCACCGGTAGTGTCAACAACGGGGCCGCTTCGCAGTTCGGACAGTCCGCTGCCTTCGGCAATCACCGGTCGACGTTGCGTGCCGCGTATAACGGCAGCCTTGGACTCATCGCCGGGCATTCCGCCTTGGACGCCCGTCCTTTCTCGTTGACTGGGCAGGAAACGCCCATGCCCGCCTACAGTCACTGGAAAGGCATGGCTGCCTTCGGTGGTCCACTGAGGATCCCCCATCTGTTGTGGCAGAACGGCCCCAACTTCACGCTGAACTACCAATGGACGCGGGACAGAAGCGCCGATGTTCAGGCGGCGCGCGTGCCCAATCTGGCGGAACGGGCCGGCGACCTCTCTGGTTTGACGGACCGACCCTTCGACCCGGCCAATGGTGCGCCTTTTCCCGGTGGTGTCATTCCGGCGACCCGCCTCAGCCCGCAGGCGCAGTCGTTGTTGCGCCTGTACCCCGAACCAAGCTCCGCGTCAGGCGCACGATACAACTTTCAGACGTTGACTCCCGGCGGGATGCAGGAAGACTCGTGGCAGTCTCGATTCACACAGTCCTTGAATCGCTCAAATCAGCTCGTGGGCTCCTTCTCCGGACAAAGCACGCGGGCCACTGCATCGAATCTTTTCGGATTCCAGGATGGGACCGGCACGCTGGGGCTCAATGCCAGTGCAGCCTGGCGGCATCTCGTTTCCACGCGCCTCTCGATCGTGCTCGGGTATCAATATAGCCGGCTGTCCGCCCGGACCACGCCGTTCTTTGCGGGGCGCTCGAATGTCTCAGGAGACGCCGGCATTTCGGGCAACAACCAGGACGCCGCAAACTGGGGGCCGCCCAAGCTGAATTTCTCCGGAGCCACGCCCTCGCTGGTAGACGTGAACGCCTCGTTCACACGTAATCAGACCAGCGGCGCATCGTTCAGCGGACTCTGGAACCGCGAGCGGCACAACTTCGCGTTCGGCGGAGACGTGCGCCGCCAGCAGTTCAACCTGCTCGCCCAGCAGGATGCGCGCGGCACGTTCGGCTTCACGGGTGCGGTGGCAGGGTCTGACCTGGCCGGGTTTCTACTGGGTTTGCCGGATACCAGTTCCATCGCGTTCGGCAACGCCGACAAGTACCTTCGCGCCGGCCTGTACGACTGGTTCTTCACCGACGACTTTCGTGTCTCACCTGGCTTCACTCTGAATGTCGGCGTGCGCTGGGATTACGGTTCGCCCATCACCGAGAAGTACGGCCGGTTGGTGAACATGGAGGTGAGCCCTGGCTTCGGGTCCGGTGCGCCTGTGGTCTCTTCCAGGCCCGTCGGCTCGCTCACCGGGCGGAACTTTGGTGACTCGCTGCTTCGTCCTGACTATGCCGGGCTGCAATCGCGATTGGGTCTCTCCTGGCGGCCAGTAGCGGCATCCTCGCTGGTGATCCGCGCCGGATCTGGAGTTTACGACAACACGGCGGTGTATCTGCCCATCGCCTCTGCCCTGAGCCAGCAGCCGCCGCTTTCGACGAACTTCAGCGTTCAGAGCACTCCCAGCGCGCCGCTGACCCTGGCTGACGGATTCCATGCTCCGGCTGGGGTGGCATCGAATACCTATGCCGCCGATCCGGATCTCCGCGTTGGCTACGCTCACGTCTGGAACATATCTCTGCAGCGGGATCTGCCGGCAGGGCTTGCGATGACCGCATCCTACCGGGGCATCAAAGGGACTCGAGGGCTGCAGCAGATCCTGCCGAATACCGTGCCCACGGGAGCCGCCAGCCCATGCCCTGGCTGCCCGGTTGGATTCGTGTACCTGGAATCGAACGGAAACTCGTCGCGGCATGCGGGCCAGTTTGAGTTGCGCCGGCGGTTCCACGATGGACTCACTGCGCAACTGCAGTATGTCTACTCGAAGTCGCTCGACAACTCCGGGCTCGCCGGCGGTTTCCAAGGCGGCCAATCGATCGCGCAAAACTGGCTCGACCTGAAGTCGGAGCGCGGGCTCTCCAGTTTCGATCAGCGTCATCTGCTGAACCTGTCGGGCCAGTACACCACGGGCATGCGCAAGAGGCGCGCCGCCTGGCTGCCGGCGTGGGGCGATGCGCTGGCCAACGATTGGAATCTGGCGGCGCAGTTGAGTGCCGGCAGCGGGCTGCCCCAGACGCCAATCTACTTCGCGGCGGTCCAGGGCACCGGCGTAACCGGCAGCCTGCGGCCCGACTTCACAGGAATCCCCGCGACTCAGGCGGCGCCTGGCTTGTTCCTGAATCCCTCCTCGTTTCGTACGCCTGCCATTGGGCGATGGGGCAACGCCGGGAGGAACTCGATCACCGGCCCCGTGCAGTTCAGTATGAACGCGTCGCTTGGCCGGACCTTCCGCGTGGGCGAACGACTAAGTCTCGACCTGCGCATTGAGGCCGTGAACGCCCTCAATCACGTCACCTTCACTGGTTGGAACACCACGGTGACCAGCCCGCAGTTCGGTTTGCCGTTGGCCGCCAATCCCATGCGCGCGGTCCAGACGACACTGCGGCTCAGGTTCTAG
- a CDS encoding VWA domain-containing protein, with translation MTQFRTGLCLLLMSCTLGAQQSPDAAPTFTSSAQLVVRTVFVKDKAGRPVQGLTAKDFTITEDGKLQTVSLCEFQTLSGPPAGTEPAALPQPRPGAAHSAFSQPAGYYRNRRLLAMYFDMTAMSVADQLRALTAARKFVESGMDRADLVALMSFAGGAVRIEQDFTDDRGVLLKSIQSLVVGEGQGFQGDPNDASSPASGAAFGQNDGEFNIFNTDRQLAALQTVTSLMAHLRERKSLLYFAGGIRMDGVNNQAQLTATINAAVRAGVAFWPIDARGLLAQAPLGDASTAAPGGTAVYTGAAAQAVAANFDRSQDTLWSLAADTGGQALLNYNDLSRGIIQVQQAMSSYYVLGYYTANQARDGRYRRVRIAVAAPAVAKVEYEPGYYAGKEYRNFTLADKERQLEEALMEADPVTELTMALEVNFFQLNRAEYFIPVTAKLPVQELAAGRGSGSSRLLIDFIGEVRDEFGATIANLRDKVEVRLAGRDAPELANRSVNYDAGFTLFPGRYTIKILARDATSGRIGTYQTKFLVPDLNQPGPGVPISSVVLSSQLAELGSAAFNAKKGSSPAADPLVQGTRKLIPSVTRVFHRQSPFYVYLQAYARPSGNLHPLAGFVTLYRDQAKVFESSAIAASEVSTANGRAIPLRFDLALGALSPGQYDCQVTVLDPSQGTAAFWRAPVILGP, from the coding sequence ATGACACAGTTCCGCACCGGCCTTTGCCTCCTGCTGATGAGTTGCACCCTGGGCGCGCAGCAGTCGCCGGATGCAGCACCCACCTTCACCAGCAGCGCGCAGCTTGTCGTGCGGACGGTCTTCGTCAAAGACAAGGCGGGCCGGCCGGTGCAGGGGCTCACCGCGAAAGACTTCACGATCACGGAAGACGGTAAGCTTCAAACCGTGAGCCTATGTGAGTTCCAGACTCTTAGCGGCCCACCCGCGGGGACGGAGCCGGCGGCGCTGCCGCAACCCCGCCCGGGCGCCGCACACAGCGCGTTTTCGCAGCCCGCCGGATACTACCGAAACCGGCGGCTGCTGGCGATGTACTTCGACATGACGGCCATGTCCGTAGCCGATCAACTGCGCGCCCTGACAGCGGCCCGCAAGTTCGTGGAATCCGGGATGGACCGCGCCGACCTAGTCGCTCTCATGAGCTTCGCCGGCGGCGCGGTGCGGATTGAGCAGGACTTCACGGACGACCGAGGGGTTTTGCTCAAGTCCATTCAATCCCTGGTCGTTGGGGAAGGGCAGGGCTTCCAGGGGGATCCAAACGATGCCAGTTCGCCGGCCTCCGGCGCGGCCTTCGGGCAGAACGACGGCGAGTTCAACATCTTCAATACAGACCGGCAGTTGGCGGCGCTCCAGACAGTCACTTCGCTCATGGCGCACCTGCGCGAGCGGAAGTCGCTGCTGTATTTCGCTGGCGGGATCCGCATGGACGGCGTGAACAACCAGGCTCAACTCACGGCTACGATCAACGCGGCCGTGCGGGCCGGCGTCGCGTTCTGGCCGATTGATGCGCGGGGCCTGCTCGCCCAGGCGCCGCTGGGGGATGCCTCAACGGCGGCGCCAGGCGGGACGGCGGTGTACACGGGAGCGGCCGCCCAGGCGGTTGCGGCCAACTTCGATCGCTCGCAAGACACGCTTTGGTCCCTGGCCGCCGATACTGGCGGTCAGGCGCTTCTTAACTACAACGACCTCTCGCGCGGAATCATTCAGGTCCAGCAAGCCATGTCGAGCTACTACGTTCTCGGCTACTACACCGCGAATCAGGCTCGGGATGGACGCTACCGGCGCGTTAGGATCGCAGTTGCTGCGCCTGCCGTGGCGAAAGTGGAATACGAGCCCGGCTACTATGCCGGCAAGGAATACAGGAATTTCACGCTGGCTGATAAGGAGCGCCAACTGGAGGAGGCCCTGATGGAGGCCGATCCGGTGACGGAACTTACTATGGCGCTGGAGGTGAACTTCTTCCAGTTGAATCGCGCGGAGTACTTTATCCCGGTCACGGCCAAGCTGCCCGTGCAGGAACTAGCCGCGGGGCGCGGCAGCGGTTCCAGCCGCCTGCTCATCGACTTCATCGGCGAGGTCCGCGACGAGTTCGGGGCGACGATTGCGAATCTGCGCGACAAGGTGGAAGTGCGGCTGGCCGGCAGGGATGCGCCGGAGTTGGCCAATCGCTCGGTCAACTATGATGCGGGCTTCACGTTATTCCCTGGCCGGTACACGATCAAGATCCTGGCACGAGATGCTACCAGCGGCCGTATTGGAACCTATCAGACGAAGTTCCTGGTGCCCGACCTCAACCAACCCGGTCCTGGAGTTCCCATCAGTTCCGTTGTGCTCAGCAGTCAATTGGCTGAGTTGGGCAGCGCCGCGTTCAATGCGAAAAAGGGCTCCAGTCCGGCTGCGGATCCGCTAGTGCAGGGTACGCGGAAACTCATCCCGAGTGTGACCCGCGTGTTCCATCGGCAGAGCCCGTTCTATGTCTATCTGCAGGCCTATGCGCGCCCAAGTGGGAACCTGCACCCTTTGGCCGGCTTCGTGACGCTTTATCGCGACCAGGCGAAGGTCTTCGAATCCAGCGCGATTGCGGCCTCCGAAGTCTCGACAGCGAACGGAAGGGCGATCCCCCTGCGCTTCGATCTGGCACTGGGCGCGCTTTCGCCGGGCCAGTACGACTGCCAGGTGACGGTGCTGGATCCCAGCCAGGGGACTGCTGCTTTCTGGCGGGCGCCCGTAATACTCGGGCCTTAG